CTGAAGATCAGCGAGGCCGAGGTGTACCCGCTGCCGGGCCCGCTGGACCTCACGGGCCTCTTCCGCATCGCCTCCCTGGACCGGCCGGAGCTGAAGTACCGCAAGTTCGTCGCCGGCACCCACCGCGACCTCGCCGAGGTCGAGTCGGCCTCCGCGCCGGACATCTTCGCCGCGCTGCGCGAGCGGGACGTGCTGCTGCACCACCCCTACGACTCGTTCTCCACCTCCGTCCAGGCCTTCCTGGAGCAGGCGGCCGGCGACCCGGACGTCCTCGCGATCAAGCAGACCCTGTACCGGACCTCCGGCGACTCCCCGATAGTCGACGCGCTCATCGAGGCCGCCGAGTCCGGCAAGCAGGTCCTGGTCCTGGTCGAGATCAAGGCCCGCTTCGACGAGCACGCCAACATCAAGTGGGCGCGCAAGCTGGAGGAGGCCGGCTGCCACGTGGTCTACGGCCTGGTCGGCCTGAAGACCCACTGCAAGCTGTCGCTGGTGGTCCGCCAGGAGGGCGAGACGCTGCGCCGCTACAGCCACGTCGGCACCGGCAACTACCACCCGAAGACGGCCCGCCTCTACGAGGACCTCGGCCTGCTCACCGCCGACCCGCAGGTCGGCGCGGACCTCTCGGACCTCTTCAACCGCCTCTCCGGCTACTCGCGCCGGGAGACCTACCGCCGTCTCCTGGTCGCCCCCAAGTCGCTGCGCGACGGCCTGGTCTCGCGGATCGCCAAGGAGGTCCAGCACCACCGAGCCGGACGCCCCGCGCACGTCCGCATCAAGGTCAACTCGATGGTCGACGAGGCCGTCATCGACGCCTGCTACCGCGCGTCCCAGGCGGGCGTGCCGGTGGACATCTGGGTGCGCGGCATCTGCGCGGTGCGCCCGGGCGTGGCCGGCCTGTCGGAGAACATCCGGGTCCGCTCGATCCTCGGCCGCTTCCTGGAGCACTCCCGGGTCTTCGGCTTCGGCAACGGCGGTGAGCCCGAGGTGTGGATCGGCAGCGCCGACATGATGCACCGCAACCTCGACCGCCGGATAGAGGCCCTGGTCCGGGTCACCGACCCGGCCCACCGGGCAGCCCTCAACCGGCTGCTGGAGACCGGCATGTCCGACTCCACCGCCTCCTGGCACCTCGGCCCGGACGGCGACTGGACCCGGCATGCGACCGACGCGGACGGACAGCCCCTGCGCAACGTCCAGGAGATGCTCATAGACGCCCGGAGGCGCCGGCGTGGCACAGCAACACCTTGACCCCACGAACC
The Streptomyces tuirus genome window above contains:
- a CDS encoding RNA degradosome polyphosphate kinase, yielding MSQPNTQAQVQHAQPSVGSIAAHRPHTVAAAVSDLEPDIDADLDAYEESPYDGPQLPQGRFLDRERSWLAFNERVLELAEDPNTPLLERANFLAIFASNLDEFFMVRVAGLKRRIATGVATRSASGLQPREVLEMIWARSRELMARHAACYHEDVAPALAEEGIHLVRWNELHEKEQARLFTLFRHQIFPVLTPLAVDPAHPFPYISGLSLNLAVVVRNPVTGHKHFARVKVPPLLSRFLESSPGRYVPIEDVIAAHLEELFPGMEVLEHHAFRLTRNEDLEVEEDDAENLLQALEKELMRRRFGPPVRLEVEESIDREVLDLLVRELKISEAEVYPLPGPLDLTGLFRIASLDRPELKYRKFVAGTHRDLAEVESASAPDIFAALRERDVLLHHPYDSFSTSVQAFLEQAAGDPDVLAIKQTLYRTSGDSPIVDALIEAAESGKQVLVLVEIKARFDEHANIKWARKLEEAGCHVVYGLVGLKTHCKLSLVVRQEGETLRRYSHVGTGNYHPKTARLYEDLGLLTADPQVGADLSDLFNRLSGYSRRETYRRLLVAPKSLRDGLVSRIAKEVQHHRAGRPAHVRIKVNSMVDEAVIDACYRASQAGVPVDIWVRGICAVRPGVAGLSENIRVRSILGRFLEHSRVFGFGNGGEPEVWIGSADMMHRNLDRRIEALVRVTDPAHRAALNRLLETGMSDSTASWHLGPDGDWTRHATDADGQPLRNVQEMLIDARRRRRGTATP